A section of the Castanea sativa cultivar Marrone di Chiusa Pesio chromosome 12, ASM4071231v1 genome encodes:
- the LOC142618578 gene encoding heavy metal-associated isoprenylated plant protein 39-like: MKKVIVKLGLDDTHKSKQKAMKAVSGLSGVDSISMDMKDKKLTVTGDIDPVDVVNKLRKLCYTDIVSVGPAKEEKKKEEPKKEEPKKDDKKKDPKEEQKAYPMLYSPYMTYHYVRSAEEDPNACVIC; the protein is encoded by the exons ATGAAG AAAGTGATTGTGAAATTGGGATTAGATGACACTCACAAATCAAAGCAGAAGGCCATGAAGGCAGTCTCTGGACTGTCAG GGGTTGATTCAATCTCGATGGACATGAAGGACAAGAAGTTGACCGTAACCGGTGACATAGATCCAGTTGATGTAGTGAACAAGTTGAGGAAGCTTTGCTACACAGATATAGTCTCTGTTGGACCAgcaaaagaagagaagaagaaagaagagccTAAGAAAGAAGAGCCAAAGAAGGATGACAAAAAGAAAGATCCTAAGGAGGAACAAAAGGCCTATCCTATGCTGTATAGTCCTTACATGACATATCACTATGTTAGAAGCGCAGAGGAGGATCCAAATGCTTGTGTGATTTGCTAG
- the LOC142620166 gene encoding uncharacterized protein LOC142620166, which yields MGGNLSRRNQNLYCTYHKDKGHTTEQCRVLKEHLEQLVKAGYLKEFVVDPINQDVGQGDWPQGNPLPPPLGVIEKLKFTREPIAFNDDDLEGTIQPHDDVLVVITWINGFIVKRVLIDQGSGAEVMYPDLFMGFGLKNEDLTKYDTPLVGFNGRMVILEGQISLLVNMEGKEVTMTFIVVTSFSPYMAILGRPWIHAMGTVPSILHVKVKFRTEQGITIVRGNQQVARQYLVAAINREIKQKEPVKDVPLYQL from the exons ATGGGGGGTAACCTATCGAGGAGAAATCAAAACCTGTACTGTACTTACCATAAAGACAAGGGGCATACCACCGAGCAATGCAGGGTGTTGAAAGAGCATCTAGAGCAATTGGTGAAAGCAGGGTACTTGAAAGAGTTTGTGGTAGACCCGATTAATCAAGACGTCGGACAAGGAGATTGGCCTCAGGGAAACCCTCTCCCACCCCCATTGGGAGTGATAGAG AAGTTAAAGTTCACTCGAGAGCCCATTGCCTTCAATGATGATGATCTGGAAGGAACAATCCAGCCACATGATGATGTTTTAGTGGTCATCACCTGGATAAATGGCTTCATAGTGAAAAGGGTATTGATAGATCAAGGGAGTGGTGCTGAAGTGATGTATCCTGACCTATTCATGGggtttgggttgaaaaatgagGATCTCACTAAATACGACACACCCCTGGTGGGGTTCAATGGCCGGATGGTGATCCTAGAAGGGCAAATTTCACTTCTCGTAAACATGGAGGGCAAGGAGGTAACGATGACGTTCATAGTGGTCACCTCATTTTCGCCATATATGGCAATTCTTGGAAGGCCATGGATTCATGCAATGGGGACAGTTCCATCCATCCTACATGTGAAAGTCAAATTTCGCACCGAGCAAGGTATTACTATAGTGAGGGGAAATCAGCAAGTGGCCAGGCAGTACTTGGTGGCCGCTATTAACCGGGAGATCAAACAGAAGGAGCCAGTCAAAGACGTTCCCTTATACCAATTATAG
- the LOC142620167 gene encoding zinc finger BED domain-containing protein RICESLEEPER 1-like, translating into MNETIVKVRKFVRYVRSSPQKQCTFKLCAEKEKVDFKGQLCLDVPTRWNYTYIMLEKVEEDQKAFERLEEEDPNYLMTIREEEKEDGNDIHEVAWGMDDVDWETIRIFSKFLKIFYDATLRFSGANYVTSNFFFLELMSIHDTIDLEYEKDSYLLKKMADYMKTKFEKYWGNFDNMNHLLYVGLVLDPRYKMRYLEYYFGTLYENQKAVDIAKRVKDVLVDLYNAYAQNQVGSRSASAAAQA; encoded by the coding sequence ATGAATGAGACAATAGTGAAGGTGAGGAAATTTGTGCGATATGTGAGATCATCTCCACAAAAACAATGCACATTTAAGTTATGTGCGGAGAAGGAGAAAGTTGATTTTAAAGGTCAGTTGTGTTTAGATGTGCCCACTAGGTGGAACTACACCTATATTATGTTGGAGAAGGTTGAGGAGGATCAAAAGGCTTTTGAGAGATTGGAGGAAGAAGATCCAAATTATCTAATGACAATTAGAGAGGAGGAAAAGGAAGATGGAAATGATATACATGAGGTTGCTTGGGGAATGGATGATGTGGATTGGGAAACAATTAGGatcttttcaaaatttcttaaaattttctatgaTGCAACCTTGCGGTTTTCGGGTGCTAATTATGTcactagcaattttttttttttggagctcaTGTCAATTCATGACACAATTGACTTGGAGTATGAAAAAGATagttatttgttgaaaaaaatggcTGATTACATGAAGACCAAATTTGAAAAGTATTGGGGGAACTTTGATAATATGAATCACTTGTTGTATGTAGGGTTAGTTCTTGATCCTCGATACAAGATGAGGTATCTTGAGTACTATTTTGGTACTTTGTATGAGAACCAAAAGGCTGTTGATATCGCAAAAAGAGTAAAGGATGTTTTGGTGGATTTGTATAATGCTTATGCTCAAAATCAAGTGGGGAGTCGTAGTGCTAGTGCTGCTGCACAAGCCTAA